The DNA region CAATCGATAGTACATCGTTGGCGATACCTTCAGATGTTTTTACCCCGTTATTCAGTAAAACAAGATTCTCACAATACCTCATGGCTAAGTGCAGTTCATGTAAAACGATAATGACTGTTTTTCCTTTTTTTGCCAGCGTCTGCAATAACGCCATAACCTCAATTTGATGCCGTGGGTCGAGCGATACGATCGGCTCATCTGCCAGTAAAATAGGGCTCTCAGTGGCCAGTGCTCGAGCTAGCATCACTCTCGCTCGCTCACCGCCGGATAGTTCATTCACCGAGCGGCCGATTAGGTGTTCTATATCCACTTCTTTAATCGCTTTTTCTACTGCCTGTAAACTCAAACTATCTGCATGATGCCCATCATTATGCGGGTGCCGGCCTAACATAACGACCCGTTCAACGGTTAGCGGCCAATGGCATTCGCCGAGTTGGGGCAAATAGGTTATTTCTTTTGCTAATTCAAGCGCTTGCATGGCTTGAATGTCTTTGTCTGCCAAACGTATTACACCCGATTCAATGGGCAGTAAACCAGCTAAGGCACGCATCAGCGTCGATTTACCGGCTCCATTAGGGCCAATTAATCCAGTGAGTTTTCCTGCTGGAAACTGAATGCTAATATTTTTTAATATGCTGTGGCCGGATAAACTAACGGCTATGTTTGATGCCACTAAACTCATGACAGCCACTCTCGTCTGGATTTTAAAATTAAATGTAAAAAGAAAGGAGCACCTAATAAGGCGGTTAATACGCCAATTTTAAGTTCTTGTTGCGTCGGTATTAAGCGAACAATCATATCGGCTGCTAATAGTAATATGGCGCCACCCAGTGCGCTGCATATTAATAGCCGCCCAGGTTGGTAGCCTACATGTGGCCGCAGTAAGTGCGGAATTACCAAGCCTACAAAGCCAATACCACCGCTTACCGATACCGCAGAACCAACAGCTAAGGCAACGCCTAAAATAATACGTCGATTAAGCTTTGCTAAGTTAACACCCAAAGATTGGGCGGTGTCTTCACCCAGTGAGAGCACATCTAAATCGCGCCGTCCTTTTAGCATTAACCACCAACCTAATAGGGTTGGCAGTAGAATCAACCAAACGTGTGTAAAGCTTCTATCGGCTAAGGAGCCCATTAACCAAAAAAATATTTCAAGAGAAGCATAGGGGTTAGGCGATAAATTGAGCGCTAACGCTGTTAAGGCCGCTGTAAGGCTACTAACAGCGACGCCCGCCAATATTAGGGTGAGCATGCTGCTATTTTTACCGGTTAATAAGTACAGAAAAATAACCGCTAATAAAGCACCGGCTATCCCCCCGAGCGGTAATGCCATTGGGAAAATGGCGCTTAAGCCAAAGTAAAAAACAATCACTGCACCTAAGGCGGCACTACTTGATACGCCGATAACACCGGGTTCGGCTAATGGGTTTCTAACCATGCCTTGTAAAGCCGCGCCGGATAAACCTAATGACGCGCCAATCAGCACAGCGAGTAGTGTGCGGGGTAAACGAATTTCTTCAAATACAATAGATTCTAGTGTAGATTCCTTATTAACAATACTTTTTAAGCTATTGATAATACTTATATTTAATTCACCTATTATTAATGAAAATGCCATTAACACTAACAGGCCCATTAATAAGATTGCTGTTAAACGGGTTTCGTTATGGTTAGTCATTAAGCGAGTTTGCATGGGTGTATTAAAGGGGTTGCGCTAATAATTGCTGCTGTAGGTAACTCGCTGCAGCGAAACTAGACGGTCCTGCACAACTCCAATATCTATCAGGAATGGTTATTCTTTTTACCTGTTTGAGCGCTGCATACCGATGGATGGCCTGGTGCTGCAAAATTTGGTGCGCTAAGCTGTTGGTGTTTTTATTGGAGCGTCCTAATAGAAGAATGTCTGGCTTTGATGCCAGTAGAGATTCTAGCGATAGCGGGGCAACATAATCTAAATTCAACTCCGCAGCAATATTTCTTAGCCCCGCCATTGTTAAAATCTCATTGACGATAGTCTGCTGGCCTGCGGTAAAGCCGTTGGCATAGTAAACAGCTGCTCGTTGAGACCTTTTATCTTGTGCCCCAATAATGTTAGCTAACTGTTTGTGCATAGCCAGAACAAGCGCCTCGGCACGAGCAGGTTCACCAATTTGCTGACCTAAAAAGCGCACTTGCTGAAAAATGCCGTCACTGTTAATAGGTAAGCCTAACTTGATCACCTTATAACCTAACTCTTCAAGTAGCTGGTTAGTTGGTTGGGCGGTAAATTCACCAGCAACAATTAAGTCTGGCTTAAGTGCCATAATCTCTTCAATACGGCTACTATGTTGATGATATTGAGCCGCTTTTTGGTATAAATAAGAGGCTTCTGGGTTCGCTGCTAATGGCGTAATAGCAATTAACCGCTCGGGCGGTAATAGTGCCATTAATAGCTGATCGGCACATAGGTTTAGCGAAACAATTCGCTGAGGTTTTGCTAGTACATTAGCGCTGATCAATAAGCTGATAAAAAAGGCGATAAGTCGCTGTGTTTGTTTCAATTGCATGCCAGTAATTATACGGCTATTTAACAAAAAACAAGGGATATAAAAAAGGCTAAACCTGAAGATAAGGTTTAGCCTTTTTGTTGACTCACTAAAAAATGTAACCTTTCTTATATAATAATCTGCCAGATATAAGAGATTAATAATGCAACTTGAACAACAAAGAAGATACCGCGAATCAGCACAGCAATAGCTGAAGTAGAAATCAGATGTACGATAGATTGAGCCACTCTAGCATACAGAATGTACATAACGGTTGGTTCCAATAAAGCCATTTGACCCGCCAAAGAGGCCGTTAATACGACGGCAGCAAAAACCGGTAGCAGTTCAAGGCTGTTTAAGTGTGCACGGGTTAATCGTTGACCAAAACCCGGTACATCTGAGCCATCCGGTTTAAAGCCGTTTATAGGAATACCGCGCTTAAGAACAAGGTCACTAACCGCACGAAATGTGGCTATCGATAAAACAAGAATTAAGGTCCAAAACGCGAACCCGCCTAAGGCTACAACTGCATTACTCATATTTATATCTCCTAAATTTATTATTAGTTTGTATCACTGTTCACCAACATAGTGATTCAGATATAGTATCAGAGTATTTAATTAACCCTTAATGAAAAGGCTCCTCTATGAAATTACTCAATGTTGGTTTACTCGGTCAGGAAATTCCTTGCCTGTTAGACAGTAACAATAGAATTCGCTCTTTAGAGGGTGTGTGTGATGTTATTTCATCTGATTTTTTAGCCAACGATGGTTTACAGGCACTGAAAAACCTCGATGTTGATAGCCTGCCCATTATAGAAAAACCTGACCGCATTGGCGCGCCGTTATTAAACCCAGGCAAGATTATTGCTGTTGGTTTAAATTATGATGAGCACATTAAAGAAACAGGGGGCAAGCAGCAAGACGAGCCGGTGCTCTTTACCAAAGCAGTTAGTGCTTTAAGCGGCCCCTTTGACCTTATTGAGCGACCTAAAGGCGCGACACAAGTGGACTGGGAGATAGAGCTTGTCGTTATTATTGGTAAGCCAGCTCGATATATTTCAGAAGACGATGCAGAAGCGCATATTGCTGGTTTCTGTACGGGCATTGATGTATCTGAGCGATATTTTCAAAAAAGCCGAAGTGGCCAGTGGCTTAAAGGTAAAAGTGCAGATACCTTTGCCCCCATTGGACCATACTTTGTGACCTTGGATGAGTTTAGACAGTACCAATCATGCGCTGTGAGCTTAGATGTTAATGGTAAACGGATGCAGGCCAGCAACACCGATACGATGATTCATTCAGTTAAAAAATTGGTGAGCTATATTAATGAGTTTATGAGCCTTCAACCGGGTGATTTAATTTTTACCGGCACGCCAGAAGGAGTAGGGCTTGGTATGAACCCACCACAGTTTCTTAAAGCAGGCGACAAAGTGGTTGCCGAAGTCGAAGGACTCGGTGCTCAACAGCATAACGTTGTTGATTATAGCGCTTAGAAACTAGCAAAATATTATGGCTGGTCAAAATTAGACCAGTTTTTATAAGTAGTCGCCAGCACTACCTTTTTTTCGCTTTACGATACTTCTTCACAAAGTTATCCACAGTTTTAGTGGATAACTTTTAAAAGCCCTTTTCATTCCAACTTGATTTACGTACACTATTCAAGTGTCTTATAGAAAAGAGTTTTATCATGGTCGAAAAAGTAACAAAACATGGAGGAGCGCGTGCAGGAGCAGGTCGCAAAAAAGGCTCTTCAAGCTATGGCGAACCTACCAAGGCCGTTAGAATACCAGAAAGCCTTATGGCGACTGTTAGCGAATTACTGGAACACAAAAAGCAAAAAATTAACGCTGAAAAAATACCTTTTCCTAATATTTTTTTACCCGATTTAGATAGCCCCGTACCATCTATCCCACTCTATGGTGTCAGTGTTGCTGCTGGTTTCCCGTCACCGGCCGATGATTACATAGAAAAAAGACTTGACCTGAATGAACTCCTTATTAACAAGCCGGCGGCTACTTTTTTTGTTAGAGCAGAAGGGGAGTCTATGCTGGGTGCTGGTATTCACCCCGATGATATCCTTGTGGTTGATCGATCCGTTCATGCAAGCGTGGGTAAAATAGTTGTTTGCGCTCTAGATGGCGAGTTAACTGTTAAACGGCTGCGCTCAAAAGAAGGTAAATTGGTGCTTGCTCCCGAGAACCCAGATTACCCAGATATACCCATAAAAGAGGAAGTAGACATGGTTATTTGGGGTGTGGTAACGAGCGTTATCCACAATGTATAAAAACCTATAAAAACGCTAACTTACCGTGAAATACCCCGCAAACATTGCATTGGTTGATTGCAATAATTTCTACGTCAGTTGTGAGCGATTATTTCGTCCCGACTTATTGAATAAACCGGTGGCCGTGCTCAGTAATAATGATGGTTGCATTGTTTCTCGTAGCCAAGAGGTTAAAGACCTAGGCATAAAAATGGCCGTCCCTGTCCACCAAGTCAGGCAGCTGGTTAGACAGCACGATATACAACTGTTTTCCTCTAATTACCCTTTGTATGCAGATTTATCCGCACGCATCATGCATAGCCTGACTGCTTTTTCGCCCTCGGTAGATGTTTACTCGATAGATGAGGCTTTTATCGATTTGGAGCGACATAACGTTAACGCAACTGACTTAGGCCTAGAAATAAAAAACAGCCTAGCACGCTGGGTTGGTATACCGGTTGGGGTAGGGATAGGCCCAACAAAAACGCTGGCTAAACTAGCTAATTATGCGGCAAAAAAATGGCCAAGTAGCGGTGGGGTAGTAGATATTAACGAACCCATTAGGCGCCAGAAAATAATGCAAATAACGCCGGTTGGCGAAGTGTGGGGAGTTGGCCGCCGATTAAACGAAAAGCTTAATACGTTGGGTATTGAAACTGTATGGGATTTGCAATCCCAACCCATCAATTCAATAAAAAAGCACTTTAATATTACCTTGGCTCAAACAGTGCAAGAATTGCAAGGGACTCCAGTTATGTCTTTTAATGAAGAGCAAAAACCAAAGCAACAAATTATTTGCTCTAGAAGCTTTAAAGATAAAGTGACTGATCGGCAAGAACTTGAACAAGTATTGAGTGTTTTTTGTCTTAAAGCAGCCGAAAAACTAAGAGCCCAGCAGGGTGTTGCGCTGCAAGTGAGTGTTTTTATTCGTACCAGCCCATTCGATAAAAAACCGTTTTATTCTGAAAAAGCGACTTATAAATTAAAATCGGGCACACAAGATAGCCGAGATTTAATTAAAATTGCTAAAAAACTATTAGCGGGTATTTTTCTCCCAGGCTATCAATATCAAAAAGCGGGTGTAACGTTAGGAGATATACAGCTGGCTCAAAGCAGTGTGATCCATCAGCAGGATATATTTAACAGTCAGTCGACAGGCAATGAAAAAAGCGTAACTCTGATGAAAACGATGGATGCCATTAATTCACGATTTAATAACAGCCTTCGTTTTGCTGCAGCAGGTAATAAGTCATTACAGCAGTCAGTTCCCATTAATAGGTCTAGCCTTTATACAACAAACTGGAAAGAAATAGCGCGGGTTAAATAGATTCTATAAAGCATCTATATTTCAATAAGTTGCAATTAATAAGAAACCTAATTTATTATTATTTAGCTACTACTCTCTACCGGATTTTTTTTGCTTACCAATTAGACCAGCTATCCTCTAGCTTTTCGGTAACTGCTCAACGCAGGAATGATGGCGGCAAAAATGGACGTAATGATTAACGCAGCCATCAAATACAGGCTATTTTCGGTCAATAAATTTAATTGGATAGGTAGCCCGAAATGCGATATTAAATAATCCTGTAAGAAAAATAGGCAAAGAGCCAAAAGAGCGATTGCTAAAACACAACTTAGCAGTGTAATCAGTAGGGCTTCTAGCTCAATGAGTAAAAACAAAATATAGGGCGGTGCGCCAATAACACGC from Cycloclasticus pugetii PS-1 includes:
- a CDS encoding ABC transporter ATP-binding protein; the encoded protein is MSLVASNIAVSLSGHSILKNISIQFPAGKLTGLIGPNGAGKSTLMRALAGLLPIESGVIRLADKDIQAMQALELAKEITYLPQLGECHWPLTVERVVMLGRHPHNDGHHADSLSLQAVEKAIKEVDIEHLIGRSVNELSGGERARVMLARALATESPILLADEPIVSLDPRHQIEVMALLQTLAKKGKTVIIVLHELHLAMRYCENLVLLNNGVKTSEGIANDVLSIENMQAVYGVDAIFGEHQGSQWVLPWQHKKREKA
- a CDS encoding FecCD family ABC transporter permease — its product is MTNHNETRLTAILLMGLLVLMAFSLIIGELNISIINSLKSIVNKESTLESIVFEEIRLPRTLLAVLIGASLGLSGAALQGMVRNPLAEPGVIGVSSSAALGAVIVFYFGLSAIFPMALPLGGIAGALLAVIFLYLLTGKNSSMLTLILAGVAVSSLTAALTALALNLSPNPYASLEIFFWLMGSLADRSFTHVWLILLPTLLGWWLMLKGRRDLDVLSLGEDTAQSLGVNLAKLNRRIILGVALAVGSAVSVSGGIGFVGLVIPHLLRPHVGYQPGRLLICSALGGAILLLAADMIVRLIPTQQELKIGVLTALLGAPFFLHLILKSRREWLS
- a CDS encoding ABC transporter substrate-binding protein, producing MQLKQTQRLIAFFISLLISANVLAKPQRIVSLNLCADQLLMALLPPERLIAITPLAANPEASYLYQKAAQYHQHSSRIEEIMALKPDLIVAGEFTAQPTNQLLEELGYKVIKLGLPINSDGIFQQVRFLGQQIGEPARAEALVLAMHKQLANIIGAQDKRSQRAAVYYANGFTAGQQTIVNEILTMAGLRNIAAELNLDYVAPLSLESLLASKPDILLLGRSNKNTNSLAHQILQHQAIHRYAALKQVKRITIPDRYWSCAGPSSFAAASYLQQQLLAQPL
- a CDS encoding MAPEG family protein, producing MSNAVVALGGFAFWTLILVLSIATFRAVSDLVLKRGIPINGFKPDGSDVPGFGQRLTRAHLNSLELLPVFAAVVLTASLAGQMALLEPTVMYILYARVAQSIVHLISTSAIAVLIRGIFFVVQVALLISYIWQIII
- a CDS encoding fumarylacetoacetate hydrolase family protein, with protein sequence MKLLNVGLLGQEIPCLLDSNNRIRSLEGVCDVISSDFLANDGLQALKNLDVDSLPIIEKPDRIGAPLLNPGKIIAVGLNYDEHIKETGGKQQDEPVLFTKAVSALSGPFDLIERPKGATQVDWEIELVVIIGKPARYISEDDAEAHIAGFCTGIDVSERYFQKSRSGQWLKGKSADTFAPIGPYFVTLDEFRQYQSCAVSLDVNGKRMQASNTDTMIHSVKKLVSYINEFMSLQPGDLIFTGTPEGVGLGMNPPQFLKAGDKVVAEVEGLGAQQHNVVDYSA
- a CDS encoding LexA family protein → MVEKVTKHGGARAGAGRKKGSSSYGEPTKAVRIPESLMATVSELLEHKKQKINAEKIPFPNIFLPDLDSPVPSIPLYGVSVAAGFPSPADDYIEKRLDLNELLINKPAATFFVRAEGESMLGAGIHPDDILVVDRSVHASVGKIVVCALDGELTVKRLRSKEGKLVLAPENPDYPDIPIKEEVDMVIWGVVTSVIHNV
- a CDS encoding Y-family DNA polymerase, giving the protein MKYPANIALVDCNNFYVSCERLFRPDLLNKPVAVLSNNDGCIVSRSQEVKDLGIKMAVPVHQVRQLVRQHDIQLFSSNYPLYADLSARIMHSLTAFSPSVDVYSIDEAFIDLERHNVNATDLGLEIKNSLARWVGIPVGVGIGPTKTLAKLANYAAKKWPSSGGVVDINEPIRRQKIMQITPVGEVWGVGRRLNEKLNTLGIETVWDLQSQPINSIKKHFNITLAQTVQELQGTPVMSFNEEQKPKQQIICSRSFKDKVTDRQELEQVLSVFCLKAAEKLRAQQGVALQVSVFIRTSPFDKKPFYSEKATYKLKSGTQDSRDLIKIAKKLLAGIFLPGYQYQKAGVTLGDIQLAQSSVIHQQDIFNSQSTGNEKSVTLMKTMDAINSRFNNSLRFAAAGNKSLQQSVPINRSSLYTTNWKEIARVK